A part of Selenomonadales bacterium genomic DNA contains:
- a CDS encoding phosphatase produces MLHGVIDIGSNTIRLSVYQVENDKIKRLLHKKESVGLASYIKDGVLSARGIDKACAVLRAYKEILENFSITELHVLGTASLRNIYNTVEAVEAIRCCTGLVVDVISGRKEAIFDFVGATQSVGLTDGLLIDVGGGSSEFVVYREKKIEEVGSIPIGALNLYTEYVKGLFPTDKEKKAIRERVMTELARYPSIQGTYPVICGVGGTIRAILCLTNEYMGREEKCTEMSVRDLKQAVKQLDGNDKKRLDMIMEVAPDRVRTMMTGIILWETLLKVFGAKTVLVSASGVREGYLYCKVVEAWDDV; encoded by the coding sequence ATGCTGCATGGCGTTATTGATATTGGTTCGAATACGATTCGATTATCGGTGTATCAAGTGGAGAACGATAAGATAAAGCGTTTGCTTCATAAAAAAGAATCTGTCGGTCTTGCATCGTATATCAAGGACGGTGTATTGAGTGCAAGAGGCATTGATAAGGCGTGCGCTGTGCTTCGTGCGTATAAGGAGATATTGGAGAATTTCTCGATTACAGAGCTTCATGTGTTAGGGACAGCATCTCTGCGCAACATTTATAATACAGTAGAGGCTGTTGAAGCGATACGATGTTGCACAGGTCTGGTCGTAGATGTGATATCCGGCAGAAAAGAGGCGATATTTGATTTTGTGGGGGCGACACAATCGGTCGGTCTGACAGATGGTCTGCTCATTGATGTCGGCGGTGGGAGCAGTGAGTTTGTCGTGTATCGAGAGAAGAAGATCGAAGAAGTCGGCAGTATACCGATCGGCGCGCTGAATCTTTATACAGAATATGTGAAAGGGTTGTTCCCGACAGATAAGGAGAAAAAAGCGATCAGAGAGCGTGTGATGACGGAGTTGGCTCGGTATCCTTCCATACAAGGTACGTATCCTGTTATCTGTGGTGTGGGCGGTACGATCAGGGCGATCCTCTGTTTGACAAATGAATACATGGGCAGGGAAGAAAAGTGTACAGAGATGTCGGTGAGGGATTTAAAACAGGCTGTCAAACAACTTGACGGAAACGATAAAAAACGGCTCGATATGATTATGGAAGTTGCACCTGACAGAGTGAGAACGATGATGACGGGCATTATTTTGTGGGAAACTTTGCTCAAGGTATTTGGTGCAAAGACAGTCCTTGTTAGTGCAAGCGGTGTGCGAGAAGGATACTTATACTGCAAAGTCGTGGAGGCGTGGGATGATGTGTAA
- the ppk1 gene encoding polyphosphate kinase 1, which yields MMCKKNEPCYLQNRELSWLMFDRRVLEEAEDESVPLLERLRFISIFTSNLDEFFMVRVGSLGDLSLLKKEPIDNKTSMTVQEQLKAICKRMASLYQAKDRVYGEVEMLLRRYGIANLSMRELTEGEKVYVKRYFDKMIRPLLSPQIIDLHHPFPHIANKVPHIAVRLKRSKKEYFGMIPMVSSLPRVIRVSETEMRYLLLENILVQYADMVFEGFSVIERAVFCVTRSADLNLDDDVLDADRTFLTYMKRILKKRPRLRAVRLEVDRRLSDELLGGLIRRLRLKKERVWIGRSPLEMSYVARVIDMVEHGVKKELTYPVFVPQYPDFYVPKESIIRAIEKRDRLLFYPYHTFDIFTELLREAACDDDVISIKITVYRLAERDSKLTTYLIGAAEAGKDVTVLMELKARFDEQNNIDWAERLEAAGCRVLYGVEGVKVHAKICLIGRRCQGSLQYITQVGTGNYNEKTARMYTDISLLTTDIEIGKEAALFFQNMGVGNLNGHYAHMLVAPRELRERLLAYIDREIIRARSGMGGRIIFKMNALTDKVIIDKLCEASSAGVRIDLIVRGICCLLPQVRGKTDNITVRSIVGRFLEHSRIYLFGKGEETEIYLSSADLMTRNTERRVEIACPVRDTSAKEQIIEMLTCQLADTVKARILQADGTYKRAASGREYIDCQTIFMQQAVKENKERVQAETDGEKRGFWRYIRAKLK from the coding sequence ATGATGTGTAAAAAAAATGAGCCATGCTATCTGCAAAACAGAGAACTGTCTTGGCTGATGTTCGATCGTCGTGTATTGGAAGAAGCAGAGGATGAAAGTGTTCCGCTCTTGGAACGACTGAGATTTATTTCGATATTCACGAGCAATCTGGACGAATTTTTTATGGTGCGCGTGGGCAGTTTGGGTGACTTATCATTGCTCAAGAAGGAGCCGATCGACAATAAGACGAGTATGACGGTGCAGGAACAGCTCAAGGCTATCTGCAAGCGAATGGCATCACTTTATCAAGCGAAAGATCGTGTCTATGGAGAGGTAGAGATGCTGCTTCGTCGATATGGTATCGCCAACTTATCTATGAGAGAGCTGACGGAAGGTGAGAAAGTATATGTCAAGAGATATTTTGATAAGATGATTCGTCCGCTTCTTTCGCCGCAGATCATTGATCTCCACCATCCGTTTCCGCATATTGCGAATAAAGTCCCACACATTGCAGTCAGATTAAAACGCAGCAAGAAAGAATATTTTGGCATGATACCGATGGTATCTTCGCTTCCGCGTGTGATAAGAGTATCAGAAACGGAAATGAGATATCTGCTGCTTGAAAATATATTAGTGCAGTATGCCGATATGGTGTTTGAGGGGTTTTCCGTCATAGAACGAGCTGTCTTTTGTGTTACGCGCAGTGCCGACTTAAATCTTGATGATGATGTTCTCGATGCAGATCGTACGTTTTTGACATATATGAAACGGATTCTCAAAAAACGACCAAGACTTCGGGCGGTGCGATTGGAAGTAGATAGAAGGTTATCTGACGAATTGCTTGGCGGGCTGATCAGACGATTGCGGTTGAAGAAAGAGCGTGTATGGATCGGTCGGTCGCCTCTTGAGATGAGTTATGTGGCGCGTGTTATCGACATGGTCGAGCATGGGGTGAAAAAAGAATTGACATATCCTGTGTTCGTTCCACAATATCCCGATTTTTATGTGCCTAAGGAATCTATCATTCGTGCGATAGAAAAACGAGATAGGCTGCTTTTTTATCCGTATCATACATTTGATATATTTACTGAATTATTGCGAGAAGCGGCGTGTGATGATGATGTGATATCCATCAAGATCACTGTCTATCGACTGGCGGAACGGGATTCTAAGCTCACAACATATCTGATCGGTGCGGCCGAAGCAGGCAAAGATGTGACTGTTTTGATGGAGCTTAAAGCAAGGTTCGATGAGCAGAACAATATTGATTGGGCGGAGCGGCTGGAAGCGGCAGGCTGTCGCGTGCTGTACGGTGTAGAGGGGGTCAAGGTGCATGCCAAGATATGCTTGATAGGTCGGCGCTGCCAAGGTAGTTTGCAATATATTACGCAGGTCGGAACGGGCAATTATAATGAAAAAACGGCAAGAATGTATACTGATATTTCTTTACTTACAACAGACATAGAGATCGGAAAAGAGGCGGCACTTTTCTTTCAGAACATGGGTGTAGGAAATTTGAACGGTCATTATGCGCATATGCTTGTGGCACCTCGAGAATTGCGAGAACGGTTATTAGCATATATTGATCGAGAGATCATTCGTGCACGCAGTGGTATGGGTGGAAGAATTATCTTCAAGATGAATGCGTTGACAGATAAAGTCATCATTGATAAGTTGTGTGAAGCATCGTCGGCAGGCGTTCGCATCGACCTTATTGTACGTGGTATCTGTTGTCTTTTACCGCAGGTGCGTGGTAAGACGGACAATATCACGGTACGAAGCATCGTGGGCAGATTTCTGGAACATTCGCGCATCTATTTGTTTGGTAAAGGCGAGGAAACAGAGATATATCTATCGTCTGCAGACTTGATGACGCGCAATACCGAGCGACGTGTGGAGATCGCATGCCCTGTTAGGGATACAAGCGCCAAAGAGCAGATCATAGAGATGCTGACTTGTCAGCTTGCCGATACTGTCAAGGCGCGTATTCTGCAAGCTGACGGCACGTATAAAAGAGCTGCGAGCGGGCGGGAGTATATTGATTGTCAAACGATATTTATGCAGCAGGCGGTTAAAGAGAATAAAGAAAGAGTTCAGGCGGAAACTGATGGAGAGAAACGTGGTTTTTGGCGATATATTCGGGCGAAATTGAAATAA